In Paramisgurnus dabryanus chromosome 14, PD_genome_1.1, whole genome shotgun sequence, one genomic interval encodes:
- the LOC135718958 gene encoding uncharacterized protein, which translates to MSDCKIMWIIQPVLIISILHMLEGSTKTAETASPDICTVLNPLVYGFICFLASIVFILLMILFKVTQRHGMRVDIHDEKREPTPVFQNDAIINIHTPPVNGADDSSSTSSESPEGSLSEISSGRQRYVSAQERRKDSDYINISEGVTSGQMDLKNPKTRHIDYVNVNEPRKITKKEKCDDGNASVSSDTSVESAVNYSTVVFTKANK; encoded by the exons ATGAGTGATTGCAAAATCATGTGGATTATACAACCTGTCCTCATTATTAGCATTTTACACATGCTGGAAG GTTCAACAAAGACTGCAGAGACTGCATCCCCGGACATTTG TACTGTTCTTAATCCTTTGGTGTATGGATTCATCTGTTTCCTAGCTTCAATTGTTTTTATACTTCTAATGATTCTGTTTAAAGTGACTCAAAGGCATG GCATGAGAGTCGATATCCACGACGAGAAGAGAGAACCAACCCCTGTGTTTCAGAATGATGCGATTATAAACATTCACACTCCTCCAGTCAATG GTGCAGATGATTCCTCCTCAACCAGTTCTGAAAGTCCTGAGGGCTCG CTGTCAGAGATTTCCAGTGGCCGTCAACGGTATGTGAGTGCCCAGGAACGTCGTAAGGATTCCGATTACATAAATATTTCAGAGGGTGTGACCTCCGGACAAATGGACTTGAAGAATCCAAAAACGCGCCATATTGATTACGTCAACGTCAATGAACCCAGGAAGATTACCAAAAAAGAGAAGTGTGATGACGGAAATGCAAGTGTAAGCAGCGACACGAGCGTTGAATCAGCGGTTAACTACTCAACGGTTGTATTTACTAAAGCTAATAAATAG
- the kiss1 gene encoding metastasis-suppressor KiSS-1, with protein sequence MKLFIILMLSVGIGDTYPSGRFQYYLKDEPTAALRDLRGTVVRSTAGHRSPKLSAHMYMGVSNPVLGTGPHQSKWWWSPERPYTKRRQNLAYYNLNSFGLRYGKREQNMLGEFNQKISVK encoded by the exons ATGAAGCTGTTCATTATTTTAATGTTGTCAGTCGGGATTGGAGATACATACCCATCAGGCCGTTTTCAGTACTACTTGAAAG ATGAACCTACTGCAGCATTGCGAGACCTCAGGGGAACCGTCGTCCGCTCCACTGCCGGACATCGGTCTCCCAAACTCTCAGCACACATGTACATGGGTGTAAGCAATCCAGTGTTAGGCACAGGTCCTCACCAGAGCAAATGGTGGTGGTCTCCAGAAAGACCTTACACTAAGAGGAGGCAAAATCTGGCCTACTACAATCTCAACTCATTCGGCCTTCGCTATGGAAAGAGAGAACAGAACATGCTTGGAGAATTTAATCAGAAGATATCTGTAAAGTGA
- the golt1a gene encoding vesicle transport protein GOT1A, translated as MITITEFQKIGVGLSGFGVFFVLFGVLLYFDSVLLAFGNILFLSGLAFIIGLKRTTHFFFQRQKLRGSTFFLGGVALVLLKWPRIGMLVESYGFVLLFKSFFPMACGFFGSVLNIPFLTTMFNKLSGSSSSMV; from the exons ATGATCACAATCACTGAGTTTCAAA AAATTGGTGTGGGTCTGTCTGGATTTGGTGTGTTCTTTGTGCTGTTTGGAGTGCTTCTGTACTTTGACTCTGTCTTGCTGGCATTTGGTAAT ATTCTGTTCCTGTCAGGCCTGGCCTTTATCATAGGCTTAAAGAGGACGACCCACTTCTTCTTCCAAAGACAGAAGCTCAGAGGCTCCACCTTTTTTCTAGGGGGTGTGGCTTTAGTGCTACTAAAATGGCCTCGAATTGGCATGCTGGTAGAGAGCTATGGTTTTGTGCTTCTATTTAA GTCATTCTTCCCAATGGCTTGTGGGTTTTTTGGATCGGTCTTGAACATACCCTTTTTAACTACG ATGTTTAACAAGTTATCTGGAAGCAGTTCTTCAATGGTGTAA